One genomic segment of Rivularia sp. PCC 7116 includes these proteins:
- a CDS encoding MarR family winged helix-turn-helix transcriptional regulator — protein sequence MTHRNCCVNDNSIENKHKTPLFYRLTHDEWVETVKNLTGAEIKVLYYLRSLDPFGDRHLEYSITEMAKELNISKGAASKAVKKLDHVGLIEAQISKVRIKITTDQYKDTEFPIGNNVSYSEPRFPIGNPSFVEETEVSYRKPQFPIGNEQQLEPLPDGDLRTLQTIKTYSDFIKTLSDYDRASFLNFCQEKTKSLSQEVIDLEAWLASKTKAGENRWEVQYRFYKASRSSRHQEELSRIQAREQVEKWKHELEEQTVAATVACKESLLKENDCHQKNGSS from the coding sequence ATGACCCACAGAAATTGCTGCGTAAACGATAACTCTATCGAAAATAAACATAAAACACCTCTTTTTTATCGACTAACTCACGATGAATGGGTTGAAACTGTGAAAAACTTGACTGGAGCCGAAATTAAGGTGCTGTACTACTTGCGCTCGCTCGACCCTTTTGGCGATCGCCATCTAGAATACAGCATTACAGAAATGGCTAAAGAACTAAATATCTCCAAAGGAGCAGCATCAAAAGCAGTTAAGAAATTAGACCACGTTGGTTTGATTGAGGCACAAATATCGAAGGTCAGAATTAAAATAACCACTGACCAATACAAAGATACTGAGTTTCCTATAGGAAACAATGTTTCATATAGTGAACCACGGTTTCCTATAGGAAATCCGAGTTTCGTAGAGGAAACTGAGGTTTCTTATAGGAAACCACAATTTCCTATAGGAAACGAACAGCAGCTAGAACCTTTACCAGATGGTGATTTGAGAACTCTTCAGACTATTAAGACTTATTCAGACTTTATTAAGACTCTCTCAGACTACGACCGAGCGAGTTTTTTGAATTTTTGTCAAGAAAAAACGAAAAGTCTTAGCCAGGAGGTGATTGACCTAGAAGCGTGGTTGGCAAGCAAGACTAAAGCTGGAGAAAATCGTTGGGAAGTTCAGTACCGTTTCTATAAAGCTTCTCGAAGTTCCAGACATCAAGAAGAACTTTCTCGAATACAAGCAAGAGAGCAAGTAGAAAAATGGAAACACGAATTAGAAGAACAAACCGTTGCAGCGACTGTTGCTTGTAAAGAGTCGTTGTTGAAAGAGAACGATTGCCACCAAAAAAATGGCTCTTCCTGA